In the Populus trichocarpa isolate Nisqually-1 chromosome 1, P.trichocarpa_v4.1, whole genome shotgun sequence genome, CCAAAATTACACCCatgatctctcttttttttcttgcaaaaagTAATCAAGTTCTTTAGCTTTTACTCCATGCCTGAAAATCCAATAGCATGCATAATTCATGATGTTCTGCTCCTAAATGCAGTAAACTAAGAATGTTTAAAATGCGTTTCCCTTAAAAAgctattaaattgatattttttttaatactttttaatattttgatgttttgaaatgaaaaataaagagatctaaaaagaaaaatcattttgatacgaaTTCCAAAGTTATTCTAGtttgaaaaactataaaatcCATAAACCAATCAAAACTCCTTGAAGCCCCATTTCTGAGAGAACTCATcatcatataataaatttcaaCTCAATAATATGGTCAAGCACCAAACAACACCGCCCAGTAGCCCAGTAGCCCAGCAACCAACCTCTGGCTATTAAGGTTTTGTGAACACATCTTTTCACTAAATACAAACAATTGTTATGCTGTTGTCAGTTAACGACAATAACTTACAGCACAGCAGGAAAATCTAGTGGCAaatgtaaagaaataaaatgaccCAACTTTTTGAAAGGCATTTTTGGAGATAATTTACATGATTTACATTCAATCCGTGCACACACAGTGCTAATTGATCTCTGTTCTCTGTTTTAAGTTTCTCGGATCAAATTTGTTGGCTCACTCAAAACATACTTGGGTAGTTCATACTTTGCACCTGCGGGAACATTTTGAATACAACATGAAAGtaagaaatatatcaaatttgtaTCACATACATGGAAAGACCAACATTAAATACACTTTAGCCGCATAAGAAAAATTTAGAATACTCTTATGTGGAAAAGTAAGAAGTCCGTAAATTCTGGtttttgcaaacaaaaaaatcaccacTTTTTTTAGAGAGATTTGGTGTTGAACACAAAAGGTTACGCAATAAGGAATTGAAGGATTAAGTACCTCTTTCATCATAGCATACTGTCAAATCGGCATTTTGAATGATGACACCAGCACTGTCCACAATTGCTTGTGCAAGGGATAATTCAGCTTCGGCAGCAGCTTGAAGAGCATCCCAAATCTCTGGCATCCAGAAAATTGGAATCTATATCTCAGAATCAGATACAATAAATGATTGGAAAGCATATTATAagcaattttttataatgtgaAATTAACCGGATCTTATTTTTTGTCCTAGAAAATTCAAAACCTTTCATCTTCATTCATAACAACTTTTAGCAAGACTAGATAGATAGTGAGACAGCATAATGAACATCTGATCTTCATATTTGATAACTTCTCTTCTATCCCTTTTTTTATCAACTGTGGAAAGCAAACACAGCTACTAATCACTGAAGTGATAAATTTAATCTTCATATGCGGTAACCTCCCCTCTAAACCCCAATTtctataacacaaaaaaaaaaaaaaactttcactgACCACTGAAATGATAAAATGCTGATTCAGTAATAGTTAATGATGTTATGATAAAGCCTTGGAATGTGACAAGCTAGGTCGGCATGTGGTTGATATCGTCACATGTACCGTATCAGTATGACAACTGTCTGATATAGAGACACAAGTCTGCAGTAGCTCCAGTCAAAGTTGCCTACAGTAATTTTTTTGGGGTAACCTGTACAGCCTATATAGCATATTCAGGTCCAATTACAACTTTTACTTGATCCTCAAGGCACAGTTGCCACTAAATAAAAATCCTAGGAATTGTCATTTCAAATTCTTTACTAGTGCCATCCAT is a window encoding:
- the LOC18095450 gene encoding uncharacterized protein LOC18095450, which gives rise to MGCAGSSQAKADGSAKKIRKPKPWKHPQPITKSQLLQMREEFWDTSPHYGGRKEIWDALQAAAEAELSLAQAIVDSAGVIIQNADLTVCYDERGAKYELPKYVLSEPTNLIRET